The following are encoded in a window of Myxococcota bacterium genomic DNA:
- a CDS encoding acyl-CoA dehydrogenase family protein yields the protein MDWRDTEAQARLRREVRAFAANDPALAARRVLEDGWIAGFDREFSKRLAARGWIGMTWPKRFGGSERSYMDRLIVTEELLLAGAPVAAHWFGDRQIGPALLAHGSDAQKNELVPRIARGEISFCVGMSEPNAGSDLAALGTRADLDGDEFVIRGQKIWTSFASEADYCYLVARTDPDAPKHKGISELLISMRAPGLTVRPIRDMVGESHFGELFFDDVRVPKSTLIGKLHNGFYQIMQQLDFERSGIERLVSNAPLWRAAKAHARESGRSARDPALRDRIAELEIAWRAGRGLIYRVAEMLSQGRVPNHEAAVAKTFCTSLEQRITSTVCEIFGAVSSLDGADPHAPLAGRVARTFLYAPAYTIQGGTNNILRNIIATRGLGLPA from the coding sequence ATGGATTGGCGGGACACGGAAGCGCAGGCGCGGCTGCGCAGAGAGGTGCGGGCGTTCGCGGCGAACGACCCCGCGCTGGCCGCCCGGCGCGTGCTGGAAGACGGCTGGATCGCGGGCTTCGACCGCGAGTTCTCCAAGCGCCTCGCCGCGCGCGGCTGGATCGGTATGACCTGGCCCAAGCGTTTCGGCGGCAGCGAGCGCAGCTACATGGACCGACTGATCGTGACCGAGGAGCTCCTGCTCGCGGGCGCGCCCGTCGCCGCGCACTGGTTCGGCGACCGCCAGATCGGCCCCGCGCTGCTCGCACACGGCAGCGACGCGCAGAAGAACGAGCTCGTGCCCCGCATCGCGCGCGGCGAGATCAGCTTCTGCGTCGGCATGAGCGAGCCGAACGCGGGCAGTGACCTGGCGGCGCTCGGCACGCGCGCCGACCTCGACGGCGACGAGTTCGTGATCCGCGGCCAGAAGATCTGGACCAGCTTCGCGAGCGAAGCCGACTACTGCTATCTGGTTGCGCGCACCGATCCCGACGCGCCGAAGCACAAGGGCATCAGCGAGCTCCTGATCTCGATGCGCGCACCGGGACTCACCGTGCGCCCGATCCGCGACATGGTCGGCGAGTCACACTTCGGCGAGCTGTTCTTCGACGACGTGCGCGTGCCGAAGAGCACGCTGATCGGAAAGCTCCACAACGGCTTCTACCAGATCATGCAGCAGCTCGACTTCGAGCGCAGCGGCATCGAGCGCCTGGTCTCGAACGCCCCGCTGTGGCGCGCCGCCAAAGCCCACGCGCGCGAGTCCGGCCGCAGCGCGCGCGACCCCGCGCTGCGCGACCGCATCGCCGAGCTCGAGATCGCCTGGCGCGCCGGCCGCGGCCTGATCTACCGCGTGGCCGAGATGCTCTCGCAGGGGCGCGTGCCCAATCACGAGGCCGCGGTCGCCAAGACCTTCTGCACCAGCCTCGAGCAGCGCATCACGAGCACGGTGTGCGAGATCTTCGGCGCCGTGTCGTCGCTCGACGGCGCCGACCCGCACGCGCCGCTCGCCGGCCGCGTCGCGCGCACCTTCCTCTACGCGCCCGCGTACACCATCCAGGGCGGCACGAACAACATCCTGCGCAACATCATCGCCACGCGCGGCCTGGGCCTGCCGGCATGA
- a CDS encoding LL-diaminopimelate aminotransferase, which produces MALINDHYLKLAAGYLFPEIGRRVKSYADRNPDAKLIRLGIGDVVLPIGESIRAAMHRAIDELGAEATFKGYGPDQGYDFLRDAIAEHEYKARGAAVSPDEIFVSDGSKCDSGNIQEIFAQNARVAVPDPVYPVYVDTNVMAGRSGPAGPDGKYAGIVYLPCTEKNGFKPAPPDEPVDFVYLCFPNNPTGAAATKADLERWVSWAKQHDAVLLYDSAYEGYICDSSLPHSIYEIDGAREVALEFRSYSKLAGFTGLRCGFVVVPKEVVGKDAKGNAVSLHRLWGRRQSTKFNGASYPIQVGAAACYSDAGRREVRANIDYYMENARLIRTGIAEAGLKVFGGENAPYAWIATPKGVGSWDMFDRLLNEAHVVCTPGAGFGACGEGYLRLSAFGKRDQVEEAVARVRKTLGGKT; this is translated from the coding sequence ATGGCCCTGATCAACGACCACTACCTGAAGCTCGCCGCCGGATATCTCTTTCCGGAGATCGGCCGGCGCGTGAAGTCCTACGCCGACCGGAACCCCGACGCGAAGCTGATCCGGCTGGGCATCGGCGACGTAGTGCTGCCGATCGGCGAATCGATCCGCGCCGCCATGCACCGCGCGATCGACGAGCTGGGCGCCGAGGCCACCTTCAAGGGCTACGGCCCCGACCAGGGCTACGACTTCCTGCGCGACGCGATCGCCGAGCACGAGTACAAGGCGCGCGGGGCGGCGGTGTCTCCCGACGAGATCTTCGTGTCCGACGGCAGCAAGTGCGACAGCGGGAACATCCAGGAGATCTTCGCGCAGAACGCGCGCGTGGCGGTGCCCGACCCGGTCTACCCCGTGTACGTCGACACGAACGTGATGGCCGGGCGCAGCGGCCCGGCGGGCCCCGACGGGAAGTACGCGGGCATCGTGTATCTCCCGTGCACCGAGAAGAACGGCTTCAAGCCGGCGCCGCCCGACGAGCCGGTCGACTTCGTGTATCTCTGCTTCCCGAACAACCCCACGGGCGCGGCCGCGACCAAGGCCGACCTCGAGCGCTGGGTGTCCTGGGCGAAGCAGCACGACGCCGTGCTGCTCTACGACTCCGCGTACGAGGGCTACATCTGTGACTCGAGCCTGCCTCACTCGATCTACGAGATCGACGGCGCGCGCGAGGTCGCACTCGAGTTCCGCAGCTACTCGAAGCTCGCCGGCTTCACCGGCCTGCGCTGCGGCTTCGTGGTGGTGCCCAAGGAAGTCGTGGGCAAGGACGCGAAGGGCAACGCGGTGAGTCTCCACCGGCTCTGGGGCCGGCGGCAGAGCACCAAGTTCAACGGCGCGAGCTACCCGATCCAGGTCGGCGCCGCGGCCTGCTACAGCGACGCGGGCCGGCGCGAGGTGCGGGCCAACATCGACTACTACATGGAGAACGCGCGCCTGATCCGCACCGGCATTGCCGAGGCGGGTCTCAAGGTGTTCGGCGGCGAGAACGCGCCCTACGCCTGGATCGCCACACCCAAAGGTGTCGGCTCCTGGGACATGTTCGACCGCCTGCTGAACGAGGCGCACGTGGTGTGCACGCCGGGCGCGGGCTTCGGCGCCTGCGGCGAGGGGTATCTGCGGCTGTCGGCCTTCGGCAAGCGCGACCAGGTCGAAGAGGCCGTCGCGCGCGTGCGGAAGACACTCGGGGGGAAGACCTGA